The following proteins are encoded in a genomic region of Candidatus Dormiibacterota bacterium:
- a CDS encoding SgcJ/EcaC family oxidoreductase gives MSLGSRSLVMVLACLSCTLASGATARRDPHSEETAIRALDRRWEEAIVAKDLDGTLAPYADDAAFLAPNAAVSSGKPAIRSAWAEFFKSPGLSLTFGPITVRVARAADMAYEIGTYTMSLDGPNGRVEEQGKYVVVWTRIGGDWKVAADISNSSGPPTVPAGS, from the coding sequence ATGTCACTTGGCAGCAGGTCGCTCGTCATGGTCCTCGCATGTCTCTCGTGCACCCTCGCTTCTGGTGCTACGGCGCGCCGTGACCCGCACTCCGAGGAGACGGCGATCCGCGCGCTCGACCGGAGGTGGGAAGAGGCGATCGTCGCGAAGGACCTGGACGGAACGCTGGCGCCCTATGCGGACGACGCCGCCTTCCTGGCCCCGAACGCCGCGGTCTCGTCGGGGAAGCCGGCGATCCGTTCCGCGTGGGCCGAGTTTTTCAAGTCACCGGGTCTATCGCTGACCTTCGGACCGATCACGGTGCGCGTGGCCCGCGCGGCCGACATGGCGTACGAGATCGGCACGTACACGATGAGCCTGGACGGGCCGAACGGCCGGGTGGAGGAGCAGGGGAAGTACGTCGTGGTCTGGACCAGGATTGGAGGTGACTGGAAGGTCGCGGCCGACATCTCCAACAGCAGCGGGCCGCCCACGGTCCCCGCCGGATCGTGA
- a CDS encoding SelT/SelW/SelH family protein, whose amino-acid sequence MGRPCLEIVYCTQCRWLLRAAWTAQEILTTFEGEIGAVALRPGTGGVFDVRLGEETIWSRQTQGRFPEIKELKQIVRDRIAPDKDLGHSERK is encoded by the coding sequence ATCGGCCGCCCGTGCCTCGAGATCGTCTACTGCACGCAATGCCGCTGGCTCCTGCGCGCCGCCTGGACCGCGCAGGAGATCCTGACGACCTTCGAAGGAGAGATCGGCGCCGTGGCGCTGAGGCCCGGGACGGGGGGTGTTTTCGACGTGCGACTCGGGGAGGAGACGATCTGGTCCCGCCAGACGCAGGGACGATTCCCCGAGATCAAGGAGCTGAAGCAGATCGTCCGCGACCGGATCGCCCCGGACAAGGACCTGGGTCACTCCGAACGGAAGTGA
- a CDS encoding APC family permease, with protein MASGGGPTGLRRELGLWDLVLLNVVAIVGLRWWLTSASGYGYAALPLWLLAFLCFFVPSGLAVIHLTSRYPEEGGIYAWTKHAFGDNHGFISGWCLWTNNLVYFPHLLIFTVGNLVFMMGAKHKGLESSPPFMAAVSLVIFWIVVWFNVIGLRRARWLNNLGAYGTWLPATLLILMGGFALVRYGAATPFEPRALVPVFKFATLSFFATICFGFSGLDLGALMGEEIIEPRKNVPRAILISGVIITLIYVLGTAALLVTLPQGNIGLLDGVAAAIAVVQQKMGFGFLAGFMALLIALGGVGGCSAWLAGCSRIPFVAGIDRYLPRAFGRLHPRYATPHVALLVTGGISSLLILVGFVGFDVERAYVFLADFTIVVYFIPYCYLFAAVLKLAGRAETTPGIIPIPGGRAGTLLVGIVGFATTAVAIVLALVPPGEMDWSDWLFYEGKLIGGCAVLLGFGWLLYRRGQRA; from the coding sequence ATGGCCTCCGGCGGCGGGCCGACCGGCCTGCGTCGCGAGCTCGGGCTGTGGGATCTCGTCCTCCTCAACGTCGTCGCTATCGTGGGGCTGCGCTGGTGGCTCACATCGGCCAGCGGCTACGGCTACGCCGCCCTTCCGCTGTGGCTGCTCGCCTTCCTGTGCTTCTTCGTTCCCTCCGGCCTGGCGGTCATTCACCTGACCTCGCGCTATCCCGAGGAAGGGGGGATCTACGCCTGGACCAAGCACGCCTTCGGTGACAACCACGGTTTCATCTCCGGCTGGTGCCTGTGGACCAACAACCTGGTCTATTTCCCGCACCTGCTCATCTTCACGGTCGGAAACCTGGTCTTCATGATGGGAGCGAAGCACAAGGGACTGGAGTCGAGCCCGCCGTTCATGGCGGCCGTTTCGCTGGTGATCTTCTGGATCGTCGTGTGGTTCAACGTGATCGGTCTCAGACGCGCCCGCTGGCTCAACAACCTGGGTGCGTACGGCACCTGGCTCCCGGCAACGCTTCTGATCCTGATGGGCGGCTTCGCGCTCGTGCGCTACGGAGCCGCGACTCCGTTCGAGCCGCGGGCCCTCGTCCCCGTATTCAAATTCGCGACGCTGTCGTTCTTCGCGACCATCTGCTTCGGTTTCTCGGGTCTCGATCTGGGGGCGCTGATGGGCGAGGAGATCATCGAGCCGCGCAAGAACGTGCCGCGCGCCATCCTGATCTCGGGAGTCATCATCACCCTGATCTACGTCCTCGGGACGGCGGCGCTTCTCGTCACGCTGCCCCAGGGCAACATCGGACTTCTGGACGGTGTCGCCGCCGCCATCGCTGTGGTGCAGCAGAAAATGGGGTTCGGGTTCCTGGCGGGATTCATGGCTCTTCTGATCGCGCTCGGCGGCGTGGGCGGCTGCAGCGCCTGGCTCGCGGGCTGCTCGCGCATCCCGTTCGTCGCCGGGATCGACCGCTATCTGCCGCGCGCCTTCGGCCGCCTGCACCCCCGGTACGCCACCCCGCACGTTGCGCTTCTGGTGACCGGAGGGATCTCCAGTCTTTTGATCCTGGTCGGCTTCGTCGGCTTCGATGTCGAGCGGGCCTATGTGTTCCTCGCCGATTTCACGATCGTGGTGTACTTCATTCCCTACTGTTATCTGTTCGCCGCCGTCCTGAAGCTGGCCGGACGGGCCGAGACCACGCCCGGGATCATCCCGATTCCCGGCGGCCGCGCCGGAACCCTTCTGGTCGGAATCGTCGGCTTCGCGACCACGGCGGTCGCGATCGTCCTTGCCCTCGTGCCGCCCGGTGAGATGGACTGGTCCGACTGGCTGTTTTACGAGGGGAAGCTCATCGGGGGATGCGCCGTGCTGCTCGGCTTCGGCTGGCTGCTGTACCGGCGCGGACAGCGGGCCTAG
- a CDS encoding oligopeptide transporter, OPT family, whose protein sequence is MATETRSAASKASAAKAFKPFVADGANVAEFTPKAILLGAFFAVLFGAATVYLALRAGVTVSASIPIAVLSIAVFKKIGSTILENNIVQTIGSAGESVAAGIVFTVTGFLFLSAGAGGLGFFKYWPILMMALAGGFLGVLMMIPLRRSLIVQEHGNLVYPEGTACAEVLVAGEKGGEMAKMVFGGLWAAMIYKAFNSVLGFFKEIPSYVTGRTSPYPNATVNCEIVPEYLGVGYIIGPKIAGIMVSGSILGWMGLTPLLSMFVSEDQLHQQLRSLSFSDAWIASHGLNEQFYRAYIRLIGAGAVAAAGMMSLARTLPTIWASFRDSVKSLRKGTGPAATRRTERDIPINVVAIGSLFLALAISFMPGLPTHFPSSLLVAVLIIFFGFFFVTVSSRIVGIIGTTSNPISGMTIATIMGTCMLFLAVGWSGITYQTAALVIGAIVSTAAANAGATSQDLKTGYLVGATPYRQQIGFIIGVFASAFAIGVTLFLMHNSPAFGPIGSDKLPAPQGTLMATLIQGILGHKLQWGFVFVGAALAVSVQVMGISALAWAVGAYLPLSTTMPIFVGGAVRFIVERMTGREESESEVSSGMLYSTGLVAGGSVAGVLIAGMSMIEWNNHQTNLLTWIQDHSGHFADRMKGFADPVAVIVFLGLCYLLYVKSRQKLAGIKS, encoded by the coding sequence ATGGCAACCGAGACCCGGTCGGCCGCCTCCAAAGCGTCCGCGGCGAAGGCTTTCAAGCCGTTCGTGGCGGACGGAGCGAACGTCGCCGAGTTCACCCCGAAGGCGATCCTCCTGGGTGCCTTCTTCGCCGTCCTGTTCGGCGCCGCCACGGTCTATCTGGCGCTCCGGGCGGGAGTGACGGTGAGCGCCTCCATCCCCATCGCGGTCCTGTCGATCGCCGTCTTCAAGAAGATCGGCTCGACCATCCTGGAGAACAACATCGTCCAGACCATCGGCTCGGCCGGCGAGTCGGTCGCCGCCGGCATCGTCTTCACGGTGACCGGCTTCCTGTTCCTGTCGGCCGGAGCCGGCGGGCTGGGCTTCTTCAAATACTGGCCGATCCTCATGATGGCGCTGGCCGGCGGATTCCTCGGCGTCCTGATGATGATCCCGTTGCGCCGTTCGCTCATCGTCCAGGAGCACGGCAACCTGGTGTACCCCGAAGGGACCGCGTGCGCCGAAGTGCTCGTCGCCGGAGAGAAGGGCGGCGAGATGGCGAAGATGGTCTTCGGGGGACTGTGGGCCGCGATGATCTACAAGGCGTTCAACTCGGTCCTCGGTTTCTTCAAGGAGATCCCTTCCTACGTCACCGGCCGGACCTCGCCGTACCCGAACGCGACGGTCAACTGCGAGATCGTCCCGGAGTACCTGGGGGTGGGATACATCATCGGTCCGAAGATCGCCGGGATCATGGTGTCCGGGAGCATCCTGGGATGGATGGGCCTGACGCCGCTCCTGTCGATGTTCGTGAGCGAGGATCAGCTGCACCAGCAGCTCCGCTCGCTGTCGTTCTCGGACGCCTGGATCGCCTCGCACGGCCTCAACGAGCAGTTCTACAGGGCCTACATCCGCCTCATCGGGGCCGGGGCCGTGGCGGCGGCGGGCATGATGTCCCTCGCCCGGACGCTGCCGACGATCTGGGCCTCGTTCCGCGACAGCGTCAAGAGTCTGCGCAAGGGGACGGGGCCGGCCGCCACGCGGCGGACGGAGAGGGACATCCCGATCAATGTGGTGGCGATCGGCTCGCTCTTCCTGGCGCTCGCGATCTCCTTCATGCCGGGCCTCCCCACTCATTTCCCCAGCAGCCTCCTGGTCGCCGTCCTCATCATCTTCTTCGGCTTCTTCTTCGTCACCGTTTCGTCGCGGATCGTCGGAATCATCGGCACGACGAGCAACCCGATCAGCGGCATGACGATCGCCACGATCATGGGGACGTGCATGCTGTTCCTGGCGGTCGGCTGGTCCGGGATCACCTACCAGACCGCGGCGCTGGTCATCGGCGCCATCGTCAGCACCGCGGCGGCGAACGCCGGCGCGACGTCGCAGGATCTCAAGACCGGCTACCTGGTCGGAGCGACGCCCTACCGGCAGCAGATCGGCTTCATCATCGGGGTGTTCGCCTCGGCGTTCGCCATCGGCGTGACGCTGTTCCTGATGCACAACTCGCCCGCGTTCGGCCCGATCGGCTCGGACAAGCTTCCGGCGCCGCAGGGAACCCTGATGGCGACGCTCATCCAGGGGATCCTCGGCCACAAGCTGCAGTGGGGCTTCGTGTTCGTGGGGGCGGCGCTCGCGGTTTCGGTGCAGGTGATGGGGATCTCGGCGCTGGCCTGGGCGGTGGGGGCCTATCTGCCTCTCTCGACCACGATGCCGATCTTCGTCGGCGGCGCGGTGCGGTTCATCGTGGAGAGGATGACCGGACGAGAGGAGTCCGAGTCGGAAGTCTCGTCCGGGATGCTGTACAGCACCGGCCTGGTCGCGGGCGGATCGGTCGCCGGCGTCCTGATCGCGGGCATGTCGATGATCGAATGGAACAATCACCAGACGAATCTTCTCACGTGGATCCAGGACCACAGCGGTCACTTCGCGGATCGCATGAAGGGGTTTGCGGATCCCGTCGCCGTGATCGTCTTCCTCGGCCTCTGCTACCTGCTGTACGTCAAGTCGCGGCAGAAGCTCGCGGGGATCAAGTCCTGA
- a CDS encoding peptidase M49, which translates to MTPRTPRMARLEACSLALAFLVAACGGAGTGSMPPSSTTDTRPYLLETVGEYAVSRVYADGFEELSKNDRALAFYLYRAALAGRDIFYDQMGRDVLEIRDLLEEILIHPQAIDPKFRERLLLYLKLFWINNGNHNDRTRQKFVPEFTFEDLQTAAGQAQRAGAKIKLAFRETLQQKLDRLRPALFDPRVDPLSTCKSPPPGGDILTCSSVNFQDGVSLADLKGFQETHPLNSRLVKKDGKVIEEVYRAGRGDIPPGRYAKELKVMVGFLEKARPFADEAQGEILGHLIDYFATGDPAAFRAYNIAWVKHETPVDAILGFIETYKDPRGQKGAFEGIVHFVDRRTTRLQKDLANLAQHFEDRAPWDEAYKRKGFNIPIANAVKVLHAAGDSGPMPPIGVNLPNEEDIRERYGNKSVSLVNVMDAHSRASHARVVEEFFLPEDRALEMKYGSVVDLLQTTMHEVLGHASGKVSAGLKGDPREHLREYYSALEEARAELIALYNFFDPKLIEIGALPSPEAAEAAYRDYVTDDLYNLRRVRQGDVLEDDHMRATHLIVSYIRETTHAVETVKRDGKTFYRVNDMAAMRAGVADLLKALQRIKGEGDYEAARALTERYAVRFDPVLRDEVVARAERASIPSYVAFVMPDVVPVRDVLGNVVDARVEYTSDFTTQMLRYSGKAPLEDPLESPAPSGSDR; encoded by the coding sequence ATGACACCGCGAACCCCAAGGATGGCCCGGCTCGAGGCCTGCTCTCTGGCGCTGGCCTTCCTTGTGGCCGCCTGCGGCGGCGCCGGGACGGGATCGATGCCCCCTTCGAGCACGACCGACACGCGCCCTTATCTCCTCGAGACCGTCGGCGAATACGCCGTGTCGCGCGTGTACGCGGACGGATTCGAGGAGCTGTCGAAGAACGACCGGGCCCTGGCGTTCTACCTGTACCGCGCGGCCCTCGCCGGCCGCGACATCTTCTACGACCAGATGGGGCGTGACGTCCTGGAGATCCGGGATCTCCTGGAGGAGATCCTGATCCATCCCCAGGCAATCGACCCGAAGTTCCGCGAGCGGCTCCTGCTCTACCTCAAGCTCTTCTGGATCAACAACGGGAACCACAACGACCGGACCCGGCAGAAGTTCGTCCCGGAATTCACCTTCGAGGATCTGCAGACCGCGGCCGGGCAGGCTCAGCGGGCCGGCGCAAAGATCAAGCTGGCGTTCCGGGAGACGCTCCAGCAGAAGCTCGACCGCCTGCGGCCCGCCCTCTTCGATCCACGCGTCGACCCGCTCTCCACCTGCAAGTCACCCCCTCCCGGCGGCGACATCCTGACCTGCAGCAGCGTCAACTTCCAGGACGGCGTGAGCCTCGCCGACCTGAAGGGATTCCAGGAAACCCACCCCCTGAACTCGCGCCTGGTGAAGAAGGACGGCAAGGTCATCGAGGAGGTCTATCGGGCCGGGCGCGGCGACATCCCCCCGGGACGCTACGCCAAGGAATTGAAGGTCATGGTCGGTTTCCTCGAGAAGGCGCGGCCCTTCGCCGACGAGGCGCAGGGGGAGATCCTGGGCCACCTGATCGACTACTTCGCGACCGGCGACCCCGCGGCGTTCCGCGCCTACAACATCGCCTGGGTGAAGCACGAGACGCCGGTGGACGCGATCCTGGGTTTCATCGAGACGTACAAGGACCCGCGCGGCCAGAAGGGGGCGTTCGAGGGGATCGTCCACTTCGTCGACCGCCGGACCACCCGCCTGCAGAAGGACCTCGCCAACCTGGCCCAGCACTTCGAGGACAGGGCACCGTGGGACGAGGCCTACAAGCGCAAAGGGTTCAACATCCCGATCGCCAACGCCGTCAAAGTCCTCCACGCCGCGGGCGACTCCGGTCCGATGCCGCCGATCGGCGTCAACCTGCCGAACGAAGAGGACATCCGCGAGCGCTACGGCAACAAGAGCGTGTCGCTGGTCAACGTGATGGACGCGCACAGCCGGGCCTCCCACGCCCGCGTGGTCGAGGAGTTTTTCCTGCCGGAGGACCGCGCGCTGGAGATGAAGTACGGCTCCGTGGTCGACCTGCTGCAAACGACGATGCACGAGGTGCTGGGGCATGCCTCCGGCAAGGTCTCCGCGGGGCTGAAGGGGGATCCGCGCGAGCACCTGCGGGAGTACTACTCGGCCCTGGAGGAAGCGCGTGCGGAGCTCATCGCCCTCTACAACTTCTTCGATCCCAAGCTGATCGAGATCGGCGCCCTGCCCTCCCCGGAGGCGGCCGAGGCGGCCTACAGGGACTACGTCACAGACGACCTCTACAACCTGAGACGGGTCCGCCAGGGGGACGTCCTCGAGGACGACCACATGCGCGCCACGCACCTCATCGTCTCGTACATACGCGAGACCACGCATGCAGTCGAGACGGTGAAGCGCGACGGCAAGACCTTCTACCGAGTCAATGACATGGCCGCGATGCGCGCGGGGGTGGCCGATCTCCTGAAAGCCCTGCAGCGCATCAAGGGGGAGGGGGACTACGAGGCTGCCCGCGCCCTGACCGAGCGCTACGCCGTCCGCTTCGACCCGGTCCTGCGCGACGAAGTCGTGGCCCGGGCGGAGCGGGCCTCGATCCCGTCCTACGTCGCGTTCGTCATGCCGGACGTGGTGCCGGTCCGCGACGTCCTGGGAAATGTCGTGGACGCGCGCGTCGAGTACACATCCGACTTCACCACCCAGATGCTCCGGTACTCCGGGAAAGCCCCGCTGGAGGACCCTCTCGAGTCCCCTGCTCCGTCCGGGAGCGACCGCTAG
- a CDS encoding tetratricopeptide repeat protein, whose protein sequence is MSTSRTGQWIVGCCGAAIVVAAAGVVIVGVQSKDRNAGHGGSASELVPAKFGPAEPGVPVNPSSQEGTAGGTLGPVPITGTEGRLPGGVTENLVLQKGETFYGKGEGFFKDGDYASATRYLRAEVDGHPDRFYPAYLLGLSLWKEGKLDEAITSLTSAASLDSGSVKARVNLGRVLNDAGSYEEALEVADEAIALDPESSPAHNVRGRALLNLGRKDEGVEAFKTAVEKDAANAYAQNNLGYALIGQGRFSEAVPYLEEAVRLDPAVGFFQNNLGMAYERTGQTDKAKEAYGKAVKAGGSDHAGPNLARLGGTVDDENITEGGQESSN, encoded by the coding sequence ATGAGCACAAGCAGGACTGGACAATGGATCGTGGGTTGTTGCGGCGCGGCGATCGTCGTCGCGGCCGCGGGAGTCGTCATCGTCGGCGTGCAGTCGAAGGATCGCAATGCCGGGCACGGAGGGAGCGCGTCCGAGCTCGTGCCGGCGAAGTTCGGACCGGCCGAGCCGGGCGTTCCGGTGAATCCCTCGTCGCAGGAAGGGACGGCGGGGGGCACCCTCGGCCCGGTGCCGATCACGGGAACGGAGGGTCGGTTGCCGGGCGGCGTCACGGAGAACCTGGTGCTGCAGAAGGGTGAAACCTTCTACGGCAAGGGTGAGGGGTTCTTCAAGGACGGTGACTACGCGTCCGCCACTCGTTATCTCCGCGCGGAGGTGGACGGGCACCCGGATCGGTTCTATCCCGCCTACCTGCTCGGACTGTCTCTCTGGAAGGAAGGGAAGCTCGACGAGGCGATCACGTCGCTGACGTCCGCGGCGTCGCTCGACTCGGGCTCGGTCAAGGCCCGTGTCAACCTGGGCCGCGTGCTGAACGACGCCGGCTCGTACGAGGAGGCGCTCGAGGTCGCCGACGAGGCGATCGCTCTCGATCCGGAGAGCTCCCCGGCTCACAACGTGCGCGGTCGGGCCCTCCTGAACCTCGGCCGCAAGGACGAAGGGGTCGAGGCGTTCAAGACCGCCGTCGAGAAGGACGCCGCGAACGCCTACGCGCAGAACAACCTCGGGTACGCCCTCATCGGCCAGGGACGCTTCTCCGAGGCCGTGCCTTATCTGGAGGAAGCGGTGCGCCTCGACCCGGCGGTCGGCTTCTTCCAGAACAATCTTGGCATGGCTTACGAGCGCACGGGACAGACCGACAAGGCGAAGGAGGCGTATGGAAAGGCCGTGAAAGCGGGCGGATCGGACCACGCCGGGCCGAACCTGGCGCGCCTGGGCGGAACGGTCGACGACGAAAACATCACGGAGGGCGGGCAAGAATCGTCGAACTGA
- a CDS encoding sigma-54 dependent transcriptional regulator yields the protein MGTVLIADDEKNIRASVQRLFDLEGHRVLAAADGEEAILLLRRDDVDLVILDLQMPKRDGFSVLEDMKNAGLDAPVIVLTGHGSIEKAVLAVKQGAHDFIEKPPDPERLMLSARNALALGRLRRENRELRGVLAERNPLVGESPAMRALRGEITRAAGSQSPVLVTGENGTGKELVARAVHEASARREGPFVAVNCAALPAELFESELFGHEKGAFTGALRRQIGRFERAQGGTLFLDEIGEIAATLQAKLLRALDTMTIERLGGERPLRVDARVVAATNRDLRAAMAAGSFRQDLYYRLAVLPIAVPPLRDRREDLPALASHFLDLARREGATRARRFSDGALGLLVAHDYPGNVRELRNLVERLALLAAGETIVEDEARAVLPPPAPGSSRTPEPAARPAPAPVTPTLRQILEDAERAALRTALERNRWQMARTARELGLERSHLYKKLKALGITIPPD from the coding sequence ATGGGGACCGTCCTGATCGCCGACGACGAGAAGAACATCCGCGCCTCCGTGCAGCGCCTGTTCGACCTGGAGGGGCACCGCGTCCTCGCGGCGGCGGACGGGGAGGAGGCGATCCTCCTCCTGCGCCGCGACGACGTCGATCTGGTCATCCTCGATCTGCAGATGCCGAAGAGGGACGGGTTCTCGGTCCTCGAGGACATGAAGAACGCCGGACTGGACGCGCCGGTGATCGTGCTCACCGGCCACGGAAGCATCGAGAAGGCTGTCCTCGCGGTCAAGCAGGGGGCGCACGATTTCATCGAGAAGCCGCCCGATCCCGAGCGCCTGATGCTGAGCGCGCGCAACGCCCTGGCCCTCGGTCGCCTGCGCCGCGAGAACCGCGAGCTGCGCGGCGTCCTGGCGGAGCGCAACCCGCTGGTCGGAGAGTCTCCCGCGATGCGGGCCCTGCGCGGCGAGATCACGCGTGCGGCGGGGAGCCAGAGCCCGGTGCTGGTCACGGGCGAGAACGGCACGGGCAAGGAGCTGGTGGCGCGCGCGGTCCACGAGGCCTCGGCGCGCCGCGAGGGTCCGTTCGTCGCGGTGAACTGCGCCGCGCTTCCGGCCGAGCTGTTCGAAAGCGAGCTGTTCGGGCACGAGAAGGGAGCGTTCACGGGCGCGCTCCGCCGGCAGATCGGACGGTTCGAAAGGGCCCAGGGGGGGACTCTGTTCCTGGATGAGATCGGCGAGATCGCCGCGACGCTCCAGGCGAAGCTCCTGCGCGCCCTCGACACCATGACCATCGAGCGCCTGGGAGGGGAGCGCCCCCTGCGCGTCGACGCGCGCGTCGTGGCCGCGACTAACCGCGACCTGCGCGCCGCGATGGCGGCGGGCTCGTTCCGCCAGGACCTTTACTACCGGCTCGCCGTCCTGCCGATCGCCGTGCCGCCCCTGCGCGACCGGCGCGAGGATCTGCCGGCCCTGGCGTCCCACTTCCTCGACCTGGCCCGGCGCGAAGGGGCGACTCGCGCCCGCCGGTTCTCGGACGGTGCGCTCGGCCTGCTCGTCGCCCACGACTACCCGGGGAACGTGCGTGAGCTGCGCAACCTCGTCGAGCGTCTGGCCCTGCTTGCGGCGGGGGAGACGATCGTCGAGGACGAGGCGCGCGCCGTCCTGCCACCACCCGCTCCGGGGTCGTCCCGTACTCCGGAGCCGGCGGCGCGTCCCGCGCCCGCCCCCGTGACGCCGACGCTCCGCCAGATTCTCGAAGATGCCGAGCGGGCCGCACTCAGGACCGCGCTCGAGCGCAACCGGTGGCAGATGGCCAGGACCGCCCGTGAGCTCGGCCTCGAGCGCAGCCACCTCTACAAGAAGTTGAAGGCTCTCGGCATCACGATTCCGCCCGATTAA
- a CDS encoding ATP-binding protein, with the protein MRLGLRARITALLLVLSIAPPGAVVWFIRERVMALVRAEDVRRIEDALAEFGAAIQREGEDATQALATAGSLLEDDPRYRAAPATRPGRGAPVVFFFPGLADVAPRLMDEVGLDCLSILDATGVVVSSGHAPASVGRIERDKLLLSVTGSSFLEENITPGIGRVLTLQSRRTIEFPGGTLHLVGGRFLDSTLLRRLSPAGTVQAVLLDRDGTILTASDPKNPLPVPAGWSPGSLDGGGMRVRGVPHIVRTIRLHDQKGEDVGTLLAAVSQERLQALSSSLSLVALVVVVTGALGSLVVALVLARGVTGPLRRLEEMTGRIAEERYEPLEDAEGPGEVGALVASFNRMARSLADSRERLRQTERLAAAEEVARRVAHEIKNPLSPILLTLEGLVRTRRLRPGEFDAAFDEAVRTIQEEIHRMRGILEDFGRFGRLPLPHPRPADLNDLVRGVLRLYSENSAGAGIAADLDPALGAVLIDPDRMSEVINNLLVNAVQALQETGGTVTVITKALEDGAELRVRDTGPGMSEAVLRRLFEPYVSTRPGGGGLGLAIARRIVLDHGGRIEAGNRPEGGAEVRVFIPSATAPPAGPAGRGAEVVTPGSKEEAWGPS; encoded by the coding sequence ATGAGACTCGGCCTCCGGGCCCGCATCACCGCACTGCTCCTGGTTCTCAGCATCGCCCCGCCGGGGGCGGTCGTCTGGTTCATTCGCGAACGGGTCATGGCCCTCGTGCGCGCGGAGGACGTGCGCCGCATCGAGGACGCGCTCGCCGAGTTCGGCGCCGCGATCCAGCGTGAAGGGGAAGACGCGACCCAGGCGCTGGCCACGGCCGGAAGCCTCCTGGAGGACGATCCCCGGTACCGCGCAGCACCCGCGACGAGGCCCGGCCGCGGCGCCCCGGTGGTCTTCTTCTTCCCGGGGCTCGCCGATGTCGCCCCGCGACTGATGGACGAGGTCGGTCTCGACTGCCTCTCGATCCTCGACGCGACGGGCGTCGTCGTCTCCTCCGGCCACGCGCCGGCCAGCGTCGGCCGCATCGAGCGGGACAAGCTCCTTCTGTCCGTCACGGGCTCGTCGTTTCTCGAAGAGAACATCACTCCCGGCATCGGACGAGTCCTGACGCTGCAGTCCCGGCGGACGATCGAGTTCCCCGGCGGCACGCTCCACCTGGTCGGCGGACGGTTCCTCGACTCGACCCTCCTCCGGCGGCTGTCACCGGCGGGGACGGTGCAGGCCGTCCTCCTGGATCGCGACGGGACCATCCTGACCGCCTCGGACCCCAAGAACCCGCTGCCGGTTCCTGCGGGCTGGAGCCCCGGCTCGCTCGACGGCGGCGGGATGCGGGTCCGGGGGGTTCCGCACATCGTCCGGACGATCCGCCTGCACGATCAGAAGGGAGAGGACGTCGGCACGCTACTGGCCGCCGTGTCGCAGGAGAGGCTCCAGGCACTGTCGTCATCCCTGTCCCTCGTGGCGCTCGTCGTGGTCGTGACCGGTGCCCTGGGCTCGCTCGTCGTGGCCCTCGTGCTGGCGCGCGGGGTCACCGGCCCGCTGCGCAGGCTCGAGGAGATGACGGGTCGCATCGCGGAGGAACGCTACGAGCCGCTCGAGGACGCCGAGGGACCGGGCGAAGTCGGGGCGCTCGTCGCCTCGTTCAACCGGATGGCCAGGAGCCTCGCCGACAGCCGCGAGCGGCTGCGTCAGACCGAGCGGCTGGCGGCGGCCGAGGAGGTGGCCCGGCGCGTGGCGCACGAGATCAAGAACCCGCTGTCCCCCATCCTCCTGACGCTCGAGGGGCTGGTCAGGACGCGCCGCCTGCGGCCGGGAGAGTTCGATGCCGCTTTCGACGAGGCGGTGCGCACCATCCAGGAGGAGATCCACAGGATGCGCGGCATTCTGGAGGACTTCGGGCGCTTCGGCCGGCTGCCCCTGCCACATCCGCGTCCGGCCGATCTGAACGATCTGGTCCGGGGCGTGCTGCGTCTCTATTCCGAGAACAGCGCCGGTGCCGGAATTGCCGCCGATCTGGATCCCGCCCTGGGCGCCGTCCTGATCGATCCCGATCGCATGAGCGAGGTGATCAACAATCTCCTGGTGAACGCCGTGCAGGCGCTTCAGGAGACGGGTGGCACCGTGACCGTGATCACGAAGGCCCTCGAGGACGGCGCCGAGCTGCGCGTCCGCGACACCGGCCCCGGGATGAGCGAGGCGGTCCTGCGACGTCTGTTCGAGCCGTACGTCTCGACCCGTCCCGGTGGCGGCGGGCTGGGGCTCGCCATCGCGCGGCGCATCGTCCTCGACCATGGCGGCCGCATCGAGGCGGGGAACCGCCCGGAGGGGGGCGCGGAGGTCCGCGTCTTCATTCCCTCGGCCACGGCGCCGCCCGCGGGGCCGGCGGGGCGTGGTGCCGAGGTCGTCACTCCGGGCTCGAAGGAGGAGGCATGGGGACCGTCCTGA
- a CDS encoding HU family DNA-binding protein: MNKAELTARVARDTKMTKVHAARVIDSLLEHITRTLKRGERTSLVGFGTFTIAKRKARTGRNPQTGSPIQIPARRVVRFTSGKMMKSEIR; this comes from the coding sequence ATGAACAAGGCGGAACTGACGGCCCGGGTGGCTCGGGACACCAAGATGACGAAGGTCCATGCGGCGCGCGTCATCGATTCTCTCCTGGAGCACATCACCAGGACACTCAAGAGAGGGGAGCGGACCAGCCTGGTGGGCTTCGGGACCTTCACGATCGCGAAGCGCAAGGCCCGCACCGGCAGAAACCCGCAGACCGGTTCCCCGATCCAGATACCGGCCCGGCGGGTGGTGCGCTTCACGTCGGGCAAGATGATGAAGTCGGAGATTCGTTAG